In Sebaldella termitidis ATCC 33386, one DNA window encodes the following:
- a CDS encoding DKNYY domain-containing protein, with translation MKRIILFFTLIFSMNVAVTMGCYTYEKRGDSIYFACKKMEEVNIETFQILTPFLYAKDKKNVYYKDDILIGADTESIEIVARYNGYIKDKDHVYYEGKLVNGADPKTFEALSYSLYSKDRKNVYFENKKIIGIDVKTFEIIEKNYAKDKKSVYFQGQKLNGSDPKTFKPCDPFFSLYSKDKRYVYYRDVIVRGADPNTLKLLATQVVDSQKYEFRSEYISDRSSVYFKEKEIIGVDTETFEVLNSSLSRDKNDFYYNGEKLNVDIKTFEYALTGSCIKGEDKNKKYEYNCDVKGWVID, from the coding sequence ATGAAGAGAATAATTTTATTTTTTACATTGATATTTAGTATGAATGTAGCGGTAACAATGGGATGTTATACTTATGAAAAAAGAGGTGATTCAATTTATTTTGCTTGTAAAAAAATGGAAGAAGTAAATATTGAAACATTCCAGATACTAACCCCTTTTTTATATGCGAAAGATAAAAAAAATGTATATTACAAAGATGACATTTTAATAGGAGCAGATACAGAATCAATTGAAATAGTAGCTCGATATAATGGATATATTAAAGATAAAGATCATGTTTATTATGAAGGGAAATTAGTAAATGGAGCAGATCCAAAAACTTTTGAAGCTTTAAGTTATTCTTTGTATTCAAAAGATAGAAAGAATGTATATTTTGAAAATAAAAAAATAATAGGAATAGATGTAAAAACTTTTGAGATAATTGAAAAAAATTACGCAAAAGATAAGAAGTCAGTATATTTTCAAGGGCAAAAATTGAATGGCTCTGATCCCAAAACATTTAAGCCTTGCGATCCATTCTTTTCTTTGTATTCAAAAGATAAGAGGTATGTTTATTATCGAGATGTAATAGTAAGAGGTGCGGATCCGAATACGCTAAAACTATTAGCGACACAAGTAGTAGATTCTCAAAAGTATGAATTTAGAAGTGAATACATATCTGATAGAAGTAGTGTTTATTTTAAAGAAAAAGAGATAATAGGAGTAGATACAGAGACATTCGAAGTTCTTAATTCAAGTTTATCAAGAGATAAAAATGATTTTTATTATAATGGAGAAAAATTAAATGTAGATATAAAGACATTTGAATATGCTCTGACAGGAAGTTGTATAAAAGGAGAAGATAAAAATAAAAAATATGAGTATAATTGTGATGTGAAAGGATGGGTTATCGACTAA
- a CDS encoding phage tail protein, producing the protein MASFNGFILTNKGRELLAKAVEGEQLTFTKMEVGDGTFTGDIKTLTALVSKKDDFNINQITNQGNGQVVLKAIINNQSTTTGYYIREIGVFAHGANNIEILYAYNKAIEADYFPAFNSSNAVEFEYNNIIIVDQAQNITAVIDPSMTYITKEEAAEKYVGKDQIATESGRGITSGLDIREGKTAYVLGAEYGGKFGSDLTSIEAKKVYYYWDNVKEIYIPYKALNSDIKESGFITPSIANFVDVSNANNSDIVYTDGPYTISLNLKESILCVHIDKQEITYSIQSLLAILSNFCKVFGYGYGPATIISDFKVFQPPDYRVLSCFGLYVNPNWVFWAGEANTPVESTLYHLHSGTVSIKLVKV; encoded by the coding sequence ATGGCAAGTTTTAACGGGTTTATTCTTACTAACAAGGGAAGGGAATTATTGGCAAAAGCAGTGGAAGGGGAGCAGCTTACTTTTACAAAAATGGAAGTAGGAGATGGAACTTTTACCGGAGATATAAAAACATTAACTGCATTAGTAAGTAAAAAAGATGATTTTAATATAAATCAGATAACAAATCAGGGAAATGGTCAAGTGGTGTTAAAAGCAATAATAAATAATCAAAGCACGACTACAGGATATTACATCAGAGAAATAGGAGTTTTTGCTCATGGTGCTAATAATATAGAAATATTATATGCATACAATAAAGCAATAGAAGCAGATTATTTTCCGGCTTTTAATAGTTCAAATGCTGTAGAGTTTGAATATAATAATATTATCATAGTGGATCAGGCACAAAATATAACTGCTGTGATTGATCCAAGTATGACTTATATAACAAAGGAAGAAGCTGCTGAAAAATATGTAGGGAAAGATCAGATTGCTACTGAAAGTGGTAGAGGTATAACGTCAGGTCTGGATATTAGAGAAGGTAAAACTGCATATGTTCTGGGGGCTGAATATGGCGGAAAGTTTGGAAGTGACTTAACAAGTATAGAAGCAAAGAAAGTATATTATTACTGGGACAATGTAAAAGAAATATATATTCCTTATAAAGCTTTGAACAGTGATATAAAAGAAAGTGGATTTATAACACCCTCAATAGCTAATTTTGTTGATGTCAGTAACGCCAATAATTCTGATATAGTCTATACAGATGGTCCGTACACAATATCATTAAATTTAAAAGAAAGCATTCTTTGTGTACACATTGATAAGCAAGAAATAACATATTCGATTCAAAGCCTATTAGCCATATTAAGTAACTTTTGTAAGGTGTTTGGCTATGGATACGGACCAGCAACAATTATTTCTGATTTTAAAGTATTTCAACCGCCAGACTACAGGGTTTTAAGCTGCTTTGGCTTATACGTCAATCCGAATTGGGTTTTTTGGGCTGGGGAAGCTAATACCCCTGTGGAATCTACTTTATATCATCTGCATTCGGGAACGGTAAGTATAAAATTAGTAAAAGTCTAA
- a CDS encoding replicative DNA helicase, whose amino-acid sequence MAELRNEKPILGKLIVFPNMLESAIENGLKEKYFINRENRSLYKQMLDIYEKHGVLERSFLNLKSDKQIELGELSDKVVYMPTAIKALREEYKNLYLDKKINDALVADSIDTDGKRKQILSILEEAGEFEQENNKILSPRGLINEWWENLERRELDGIRTGYSELDKYIFFEKASLITIGARPAMGKTALGLNMAYKNSINHNVMYVNLEMSTRQITNRILASMSGVPLWKIKHKKIEDTEIQEIIKNLEKFEKLNLSILDCSDTNFHTIIQGIKRVHEKNNLNLIVIDYLTLMQARGFSNKNLEVEYMANRLKALSKELNTCIVVLAQLSREVEKRADKRPILSDLRDSGGIEQARKRNRDKWKNKKG is encoded by the coding sequence ATGGCGGAATTAAGGAATGAAAAGCCAATACTAGGGAAATTGATAGTATTTCCTAATATGCTGGAAAGTGCTATTGAAAACGGACTGAAGGAAAAATATTTTATAAATAGGGAAAATAGAAGCTTATATAAACAAATGCTGGATATATATGAAAAACATGGAGTATTAGAACGAAGTTTTTTAAATTTGAAGTCTGATAAACAAATAGAACTTGGTGAACTATCGGATAAAGTGGTATATATGCCGACGGCAATAAAAGCTCTGAGAGAAGAATATAAAAACTTATATTTAGATAAAAAAATAAATGATGCACTTGTTGCTGATAGTATTGATACAGATGGAAAAAGAAAACAAATACTTTCAATTTTGGAAGAAGCAGGAGAATTTGAGCAAGAAAATAATAAAATCCTTAGTCCGAGGGGACTCATAAACGAATGGTGGGAAAATCTTGAGAGAAGAGAACTGGATGGAATAAGAACCGGTTATAGTGAATTAGACAAATATATATTCTTTGAAAAAGCTAGTTTAATTACAATAGGTGCCAGACCAGCTATGGGGAAAACAGCTTTAGGTTTAAATATGGCATATAAAAATTCAATAAATCATAATGTTATGTATGTGAACTTAGAAATGAGTACAAGGCAGATAACTAATAGAATATTAGCAAGTATGTCTGGAGTACCATTATGGAAAATTAAGCATAAAAAAATAGAAGATACAGAGATACAAGAAATAATAAAAAACTTGGAGAAATTTGAAAAATTGAATTTGAGTATCCTTGATTGTTCAGATACAAATTTTCATACTATCATTCAGGGAATCAAAAGAGTACATGAAAAAAATAATTTAAATTTGATAGTCATTGATTATTTAACTTTGATGCAGGCCAGAGGGTTTTCAAATAAGAATCTTGAAGTTGAATATATGGCGAATAGATTAAAAGCATTATCAAAAGAACTGAATACATGCATAGTAGTATTGGCTCAGCTAAGCAGAGAAGTAGAAAAGCGAGCTGATAAAAGACCAATATTATCAGATTTAAGAGACTCTGGCGGAATAGAACAGGCAAGGAAAAGGAATAGAGATAAGTGGAAAAATAAAAAAGGATAA
- a CDS encoding helix-turn-helix transcriptional regulator, with protein sequence MKELSAREKEVLDLTETGYTQNQIAIKLSITRNAVKSYLKRACYKKVGGKTIAKNNK encoded by the coding sequence ATGAAAGAGCTTAGTGCCAGAGAAAAGGAAGTATTGGATTTGACAGAGACAGGATATACTCAAAACCAAATAGCTATTAAGTTATCTATAACTAGAAACGCAGTAAAAAGTTATTTAAAACGGGCCTGTTATAAAAAAGTAGGTGGCAAAACTATTGCAAAAAATAATAAATAA
- a CDS encoding phage portal protein, with protein sequence MNVIDKAVSIISPKKGLERITARKAIDVFNTGYSNHGANTFKKSVIGWFFRGGSVKQDVYKNRNILVQRSRDLYMGAPLATGALKTIVKNVIGSGLKLKSTLDFESLGLTREKSQIIQQKIEKEFNYWAESKVDQQGVLNFYQVQELVFLTTLLNGECFIKLNYFKTEKNPYALKLQIIEPDRIFTPLGKEKEYTEGVKFDSNGRVKSYRITNKHPLDTDFSGNEEVKDIKRYGEEGQLNLIHIL encoded by the coding sequence TTGAATGTTATCGATAAAGCAGTATCAATAATAAGTCCCAAAAAAGGTCTAGAGAGAATAACTGCGAGAAAAGCTATTGATGTATTTAATACTGGGTACTCAAATCATGGTGCCAACACTTTTAAAAAATCAGTGATAGGTTGGTTTTTTCGAGGAGGGTCTGTAAAGCAAGATGTATATAAGAATAGAAATATATTAGTACAGAGATCCAGAGATTTATATATGGGGGCACCTTTGGCAACAGGTGCTTTGAAAACAATAGTTAAAAATGTAATAGGATCGGGTTTAAAGTTAAAATCGACATTAGATTTTGAAAGTTTAGGTTTGACAAGAGAGAAATCTCAAATTATACAACAAAAAATTGAAAAAGAATTTAACTATTGGGCTGAGAGTAAAGTAGACCAACAGGGAGTTTTAAATTTTTATCAGGTACAAGAATTAGTATTTTTAACAACTTTGTTGAACGGAGAATGTTTTATAAAGCTTAATTATTTTAAAACAGAAAAAAATCCCTATGCTTTAAAATTGCAGATAATAGAGCCCGATAGGATATTTACACCATTGGGAAAAGAGAAAGAGTATACGGAAGGAGTGAAATTTGACAGCAATGGTAGGGTAAAATCATACAGAATAACTAATAAACACCCATTAGATACAGACTTTTCAGGGAATGAAGAAGTAAAAGACATTAAAAGATATGGAGAAGAAGGACAACTTAATTTAATCCACATACTTTAA
- a CDS encoding DUF4280 domain-containing protein: MAGKHIKSFGSCSVMGKCKMESDLYGQFLIWFETYSKVIFAGSEALLEDSYCFCPYGGKITVSDSKQIDYASAMTELFGDFADTVEQMKDSIEGLSDMAVKSLIGMFDGAMTEYYANEENRLKNAVRDMERNNTGNSYMHMQTGYNPREELAQLQRSKAIYESNNWQDIKNVNLRDVYAKMQENPNKVDLGPRKISGLMALTNPLFAAGYYIETKVRDIRSVLPDMTIGDFFSRGTSKEGITELWEKGMDCQNKKMLPGVLGYHPLQAAYSGGYTNYDPMESAQIVNSLSDDGKAAYMLRKTANDGMSAYNEVYGYYQMVKAIDMAGKGKVKTGIKEKEVKKPTLRQEELVKNTAIEIAQDIVDGKIRKTTGGRLPAKSLTVAIDLDTDEIYYGVSGKNNNPTRLKPYNAKMSKFMEKVNNESLTNYTLDNCGEFCALNNGYNSGGKNFAIYSVNIVKGTYKAPCPNCVLMYDSEVHFIFGVEYWNWYYNKNDISVERK, from the coding sequence GTGGCAGGAAAACATATAAAATCATTTGGCAGCTGTAGTGTTATGGGAAAATGTAAAATGGAATCAGATTTATATGGTCAGTTTTTAATTTGGTTTGAGACTTATTCAAAAGTAATATTTGCAGGAAGTGAGGCATTACTTGAGGATAGTTATTGTTTTTGCCCGTATGGCGGGAAGATAACAGTATCAGACAGTAAACAGATTGATTATGCTTCAGCAATGACAGAATTATTTGGAGATTTTGCAGACACAGTGGAGCAGATGAAAGATAGTATAGAAGGTTTATCTGATATGGCTGTAAAGTCTTTGATAGGAATGTTTGACGGGGCAATGACAGAATATTATGCAAATGAGGAAAACAGATTAAAAAATGCAGTTCGCGATATGGAAAGAAATAATACAGGAAATTCTTATATGCATATGCAGACAGGCTATAACCCAAGGGAAGAACTGGCACAGTTACAGAGGAGCAAAGCAATCTATGAATCTAATAACTGGCAGGATATTAAAAATGTGAATTTAAGAGATGTTTATGCTAAAATGCAGGAAAATCCTAATAAAGTAGATCTGGGACCGCGAAAGATATCAGGATTAATGGCTTTAACAAATCCTTTATTTGCAGCAGGTTATTATATAGAAACAAAAGTAAGGGATATCCGTTCAGTACTACCTGATATGACAATAGGTGATTTCTTTAGCAGGGGAACAAGTAAAGAAGGAATAACAGAGCTTTGGGAAAAAGGAATGGATTGTCAAAACAAAAAAATGCTTCCTGGGGTGTTAGGTTATCATCCATTGCAAGCAGCATATTCAGGAGGGTATACAAATTATGACCCAATGGAATCAGCTCAGATAGTAAATTCATTAAGTGATGATGGAAAAGCGGCATATATGTTAAGGAAAACGGCGAATGACGGGATGTCAGCATATAACGAGGTTTATGGATATTATCAAATGGTTAAAGCTATAGATATGGCAGGAAAAGGAAAAGTTAAAACTGGAATCAAGGAAAAAGAAGTAAAAAAACCGACTTTAAGGCAAGAAGAATTAGTAAAAAATACAGCGATAGAAATAGCTCAAGATATTGTAGATGGCAAAATAAGAAAGACAACTGGCGGAAGGCTTCCCGCAAAATCCTTAACAGTTGCTATTGACCTTGATACAGATGAAATTTACTATGGTGTAAGTGGAAAAAATAATAATCCAACAAGATTAAAACCGTATAATGCAAAAATGAGTAAATTTATGGAAAAGGTAAACAATGAATCTTTAACAAATTATACGCTAGATAATTGTGGAGAATTTTGTGCTTTAAATAATGGATATAATTCTGGCGGGAAAAATTTTGCTATATATAGTGTAAATATAGTCAAAGGAACATATAAAGCCCCATGCCCTAATTGTGTACTGATGTATGATAGCGAAGTACATTTTATATTTGGTGTAGAATATTGGAATTGGTACTATAATAAAAATGATATTAGCGTAGAGAGGAAGTAA
- a CDS encoding helix-turn-helix domain-containing protein, with protein MENPNYYGILPASVRYDKNLKPMEKILYVELTALSTKNGYCNAQNSYFAKLYEVHKNTAGSWINKLEKLGYINSKLIYAKDKEGKTTKQVIERRIYIISNPINGKIDSYQSKECEPVNKNIDTPINEKTEEINNNTSNEYYKNNSNKEKKYDYRRHSQNENIQTKEIESIWKEKNLKNFEYSPIEEINKAIKKFGIGKVIHAIDQISKSSYWKNKIGIGSFFNPNDGFRMIKNTLNGDYSDFKEQL; from the coding sequence GTGGAAAATCCAAATTATTATGGAATATTACCTGCAAGTGTGAGGTATGATAAAAACTTAAAACCAATGGAGAAAATATTGTATGTGGAATTAACAGCACTTTCAACTAAAAATGGATATTGCAATGCACAAAACTCTTATTTTGCTAAATTATATGAAGTACATAAAAATACAGCAGGTTCTTGGATAAATAAGTTAGAAAAATTAGGGTATATAAATTCAAAATTGATATATGCTAAGGATAAAGAAGGAAAAACAACAAAACAAGTAATAGAGAGAAGAATTTATATAATAAGCAACCCTATAAATGGAAAAATTGATAGCTATCAATCAAAAGAGTGCGAGCCTGTCAATAAAAATATTGATACCCCTATCAACGAAAAGACGGAGGAAATAAATAATAATACAAGTAATGAATATTACAAGAATAATAGTAATAAAGAAAAAAAATATGACTACCGACGACATTCTCAGAATGAAAATATTCAAACTAAAGAAATAGAAAGCATATGGAAAGAAAAAAATCTAAAGAATTTTGAGTATTCACCTATAGAAGAAATTAATAAAGCAATAAAAAAGTTTGGTATAGGTAAGGTTATTCATGCAATAGATCAAATTAGTAAAAGTAGCTACTGGAAAAATAAAATTGGAATAGGTAGTTTTTTCAATCCTAATGATGGATTTAGAATGATAAAGAATACACTAAATGGAGACTACAGTGATTTTAAAGAACAGTTATAG
- a CDS encoding M15 family metallopeptidase, with protein MYKFGSRSLNNLKGVHPNMVRLMNESIKDSPYDFTITEGLRTAKRQNELYQQGRAKPGIKVTSLDGYNKKSNHQAKSDAYGYAVDLYPYINGSVRVEYERYKKETNAIAEHILSTAKRLGIKVECGGYWKSPFDPPHFELKK; from the coding sequence ATGTATAAATTCGGAAGTAGATCATTGAATAATCTAAAAGGAGTTCATCCTAATATGGTAAGGCTCATGAATGAATCAATAAAAGATAGCCCGTATGATTTTACCATTACTGAAGGACTGAGAACAGCAAAGAGACAGAACGAACTATATCAGCAAGGAAGAGCGAAACCGGGAATAAAGGTAACAAGCCTAGATGGATATAATAAAAAGTCAAATCATCAGGCAAAATCAGATGCTTATGGTTATGCAGTAGACCTTTATCCATATATAAATGGAAGTGTAAGGGTGGAATATGAGAGATACAAAAAAGAAACAAATGCAATAGCAGAGCATATATTAAGTACTGCTAAAAGATTGGGAATAAAAGTAGAATGTGGAGGATATTGGAAAAGTCCTTTTGATCCACCACATTTTGAACTAAAAAAATAA
- a CDS encoding DUF6148 family protein, which translates to MVHSIEFCKRRLDMWLEAEEALATSQSYKMGTQELTRVNLSQVRKMITYWENELEKAKNGGKRYKSLRAVPRDL; encoded by the coding sequence ATGGTGCACAGTATAGAATTTTGTAAACGTCGTTTAGATATGTGGCTAGAAGCAGAAGAAGCGTTGGCGACTAGCCAAAGTTATAAAATGGGAACACAGGAATTAACAAGGGTAAATCTATCACAAGTACGGAAAATGATAACTTACTGGGAAAATGAGTTGGAAAAAGCCAAAAATGGAGGGAAAAGGTATAAATCATTAAGGGCAGTTCCAAGAGATCTGTAG
- a CDS encoding phage tail protein — MKKFISDVSLLDLIPFNFKDDEDTLYILKSIDHILRKFIANIPEVILLDRINELEEWKVDELALDLHVDYYREDLDIEQKRELIKTSLLTHRTKGTPFAVEMISTILFGAGKVQEWFEYSGQVARFKITTAGDLKDEKDFQKVIEVINIYKNLRSWLDSLTFKRDDQSNLYFGHISKRKNVYILNSAIINIPDEVIENNLGIATQELRKIRLK; from the coding sequence ATGAAAAAGTTTATTTCTGATGTAAGTTTATTAGACTTAATACCTTTTAACTTTAAAGATGATGAAGACACTTTGTATATATTAAAATCTATAGATCATATATTAAGAAAATTTATTGCAAACATTCCTGAAGTAATACTTTTAGACAGAATAAATGAACTGGAAGAATGGAAAGTCGATGAACTCGCCCTTGATTTACATGTAGATTATTATCGGGAAGACTTAGATATTGAACAGAAAAGAGAACTTATCAAAACTTCCCTTCTTACCCACAGGACAAAAGGGACACCGTTTGCAGTAGAAATGATATCAACTATATTATTTGGAGCAGGAAAGGTACAAGAGTGGTTTGAATATTCCGGACAAGTAGCAAGGTTTAAAATTACAACAGCAGGAGATCTTAAAGATGAAAAAGATTTTCAAAAAGTAATAGAAGTAATAAATATTTATAAAAATCTAAGATCATGGCTGGATAGCCTTACGTTTAAAAGAGATGATCAAAGTAACTTATATTTTGGTCATATCTCAAAAAGAAAAAATGTATATATTTTGAATAGTGCAATTATAAATATTCCGGATGAAGTAATAGAAAATAATCTAGGAATAGCAACACAAGAATTAAGAAAAATAAGATTGAAATAG
- a CDS encoding phage terminase large subunit family protein, with translation MKILRSLNKTLKLLEPPPKLTISEYAEEYMVLTSESSAEPGRWRPDRAPYQKGIMDAVSDRDIRKVVIMSSAQVGKTLILLMIIAYYIDHKACPMMMVMPVDKLLKVFSKDRLTPMIKVNKRIRNKVLDEKARDSGNTTLYKSFPGGSLTLAGANSTSDLSSRSIKVLVLDEVDRFPASVGGEGDPVRLAEKKTTAYTKTMKLVYVSTPTIAGISRIEKEFKNSTMEEWSLKCPACGDYHIPKFKESLNFDPTAADYQPITMTCSKCGVMSTEKEWKKGMGKWLVTNTEYQGTTRGFHLNELVSPWRTWQEIIEDFLTAKDDQLLLQTFVNTSLGEVWGARGKTVDDMVLLKNREHYGCEVPDDVLVLTAGVDTQGNRLEVEVVGWGLGQESWGIQYAVFVGDPAQDHVWKELEMFLDKKFKYSNGTEITISCVCIDSGGHNTDSVYKFVKPNEFKRWFAIKGKGGERIPLTSKPSKNNKAGVNLFMVGVDGGKANVYSRLSIENPGPKYCHFPIEEEKKYNAEYFLSLTSEKMIIQDNGKIIWKKLRKNNEALDCRNYAMAAFDILSPQLERLYQLPRGDYYNTRKVVAKVKTRRILSKGVMV, from the coding sequence ATGAAAATTCTGAGATCACTGAATAAAACACTTAAATTGCTGGAACCACCTCCGAAACTGACAATAAGTGAATATGCTGAAGAATATATGGTTTTAACAAGTGAGTCATCAGCAGAACCCGGAAGATGGAGACCAGACAGAGCACCTTACCAAAAAGGCATTATGGATGCTGTTTCTGATAGAGACATCAGAAAAGTTGTAATAATGAGTTCGGCACAAGTAGGAAAAACATTAATTTTACTTATGATAATAGCTTATTATATTGATCACAAAGCTTGCCCTATGATGATGGTCATGCCTGTAGACAAGCTCTTAAAAGTATTTTCGAAAGACAGACTTACACCAATGATAAAAGTAAATAAGCGAATAAGAAATAAAGTTTTGGATGAAAAAGCAAGAGATTCAGGAAATACAACATTGTATAAAAGTTTTCCCGGAGGAAGTTTAACATTAGCAGGAGCGAATTCAACATCAGATTTATCATCAAGATCAATAAAAGTGTTAGTTTTAGATGAAGTAGACAGATTTCCTGCATCTGTTGGAGGTGAAGGTGATCCTGTAAGACTCGCTGAAAAGAAAACGACAGCATACACAAAAACTATGAAATTAGTGTATGTTTCCACTCCAACAATTGCGGGTATTTCGAGGATAGAAAAAGAGTTTAAAAATTCTACTATGGAGGAATGGTCTTTAAAATGTCCTGCTTGTGGGGATTACCACATACCTAAATTCAAAGAATCTTTAAATTTTGATCCTACAGCTGCTGATTATCAGCCGATTACTATGACTTGTAGTAAATGTGGGGTAATGAGTACAGAAAAAGAGTGGAAAAAAGGAATGGGGAAATGGCTAGTTACAAATACTGAATACCAAGGAACTACAAGAGGATTTCACCTAAATGAGCTTGTTTCACCATGGAGAACTTGGCAGGAAATAATCGAGGATTTTCTAACTGCTAAAGATGATCAGTTATTATTACAAACATTCGTAAATACATCGCTAGGAGAAGTATGGGGGGCCAGAGGGAAAACTGTTGATGATATGGTTCTTTTGAAAAACAGAGAACACTATGGCTGCGAGGTTCCTGATGATGTGCTTGTACTGACAGCAGGGGTGGATACTCAGGGTAATAGACTTGAAGTAGAAGTTGTCGGTTGGGGGTTAGGACAGGAATCTTGGGGGATACAATATGCAGTATTTGTAGGAGATCCAGCACAGGATCATGTATGGAAAGAATTGGAAATGTTCCTTGATAAAAAATTTAAATATTCTAATGGAACAGAAATAACAATATCTTGTGTATGTATTGATTCAGGAGGTCATAACACTGATAGTGTATATAAATTTGTGAAACCTAATGAATTTAAACGTTGGTTTGCGATAAAAGGAAAAGGCGGTGAAAGAATACCGTTAACAAGTAAGCCAAGTAAAAATAATAAGGCAGGAGTTAATCTGTTTATGGTAGGAGTTGACGGCGGGAAAGCAAATGTATATTCAAGACTTAGTATAGAAAATCCCGGACCGAAATATTGTCACTTTCCGATTGAGGAAGAAAAGAAATATAATGCGGAGTATTTCTTATCGCTGACATCAGAAAAAATGATAATACAGGACAATGGGAAAATAATATGGAAAAAATTAAGAAAAAATAACGAGGCTTTGGATTGTAGAAACTATGCGATGGCAGCGTTTGATATATTGAGTCCGCAACTGGAGAGATTATATCAACTGCCAAGAGGAGATTATTACAATACTAGAAAAGTAGTAGCTAAAGTAAAAACAAGAAGAATATTATCGAAAGGAGTGATGGTTTAA